A window of Quercus robur chromosome 12, dhQueRobu3.1, whole genome shotgun sequence genomic DNA:
CAAAAGATCGATGATAACCCTTTAACACAACATTAAACTTCTGAGTCCACAAATTGCATGCCAAACCAACCAGTGAAGCCTCACCATCAAGGTAAAACCTGGTCAGAGGCCTCTCTCTACTCTTTGGAAGCAACCTAAACTCCCTAGTCATAGGATTGCATACATAGTACACACCCTTATCAGGGATGCTAGAGCAACACAACAATCCATTACAAGAGGCTCTAATCTTAACCCTATCATTCAAGAAATCTAAGGAAATTTCAGACACACCCCTCAAATTATCAACGTAGATCAAACTAGATTTCGATTCTGATACCTCAGAAACCTCAACCAATACCATTGGGTTCTTAACAGACACTTC
This region includes:
- the LOC126710110 gene encoding F-box protein At5g49610-like, whose product is MNSVKDGFFPDKVIFQILARLLVKSLFRTKTVCKLWYRLSSDKYFIQLYNEVSVKNPMVLVEVSEVSESKSSLIYVDNLRGVSEISLDFLNDRVKIRASCNGLLCCSSIPDKGVYYVCNPMTREFRLLPKSRERPLTRFYLDGEASLVGLACNLWTQKFNVVLKGYHRSFGHRSDGTFICFVFDSESNKWRKFMSFQDYHFTHTTATIINNLPLRPLASAD